The Methanomethylovorans hollandica DSM 15978 genome includes a region encoding these proteins:
- a CDS encoding DUF7839 domain-containing protein encodes MIELLSSKSGITKFQILIEVAAHQPNVRQKEIAEKIGVTPQAVSEYIKELVAEGLVSSEGRVRYRITKQGVEWVLENAAEMKRYARFVMSDIISHVSTWTAITEEDMNADQEVYLTMRNGLLYVSTQNITNATGTTISAALKGEDVGVTDLMGLIDLENASITVCKIPRVERGGSKNVDLERLENLVRSKSYIATIGVESLIALRRVGREPHVMFGAKESVIEAAFHGLSSLVLAIDEEVPGILSRLESENLEYELVDLSLH; translated from the coding sequence ATGATCGAGCTTCTTAGCAGTAAGAGTGGTATAACCAAGTTCCAGATACTCATAGAAGTGGCTGCACACCAGCCTAATGTTCGGCAAAAGGAGATAGCTGAAAAGATCGGTGTAACGCCTCAGGCGGTCTCAGAATACATAAAAGAACTTGTGGCTGAAGGACTTGTGAGCTCTGAAGGAAGAGTAAGGTACCGAATTACTAAACAAGGGGTTGAATGGGTTCTGGAAAATGCCGCCGAGATGAAAAGGTATGCAAGGTTTGTGATGAGTGACATCATAAGTCATGTATCCACCTGGACTGCAATAACTGAAGAAGATATGAATGCAGACCAGGAAGTATATCTTACGATGAGAAACGGTTTACTCTATGTCAGCACACAGAATATCACTAATGCCACTGGTACAACCATCTCCGCTGCATTGAAGGGAGAGGATGTAGGTGTCACTGATCTGATGGGACTCATTGACCTGGAAAATGCAAGCATTACTGTCTGTAAGATACCACGTGTAGAAAGAGGCGGGTCCAAGAATGTTGATCTGGAAAGATTGGAAAACCTTGTCAGATCAAAATCATATATTGCTACCATAGGGGTTGAATCTCTTATAGCTTTGAGAAGGGTGGGCAGGGAACCACACGTAATGTTCGGAGCAAAGGAATCCGTTATAGAGGCAGCTTTCCATGGCCTGTCCTCATTGGTGCTTGCTATTGATGAAGAGGTTCCCGGCATACTGAGCCGCCTCGAAAGCGAAAACCTGGAATATGAACTTGTCGATCTTTCTCTACATTGA
- a CDS encoding single-stranded DNA-binding protein encodes MNTMVTEIKNKFQELGVDIPVEKIEERLDKLIVKFKVPQEEAKRSVVNFFLKEYSISKDQFYGGKGETSFVKVADISEDGKWVNVKCKVVQLWENTHGSISQVGLLADETATIKFISWAAAEVPVVEEGKTYIFKNIVCSEWNGKMEVNLNKTSSIEETSDDIHVESRTPGVAPLVKVAEISDEGKWVDLKGKIVQLWDNNNESISQVGLIGDETATIKFIKWARAEIPVELTEGNNYLFRNAVTSEWNGKLEITLNKSSSIEEISDEIEVKTREDAVLTAAMVDVQLGSGLIKRCPQCNRSLTKGACAEHGKVDGVYDLRLKAVLDTGTIAQDILLKREVTEEISGITLEEAIAMAADALDQGVVLEAMKQKLVGKYYTVSGPRVDRYILVESIKRESILDHELLAELINEAEVF; translated from the coding sequence ATGAACACAATGGTAACTGAAATCAAGAACAAGTTCCAGGAACTTGGTGTAGATATTCCGGTTGAAAAGATAGAAGAGAGACTTGACAAGCTCATAGTGAAGTTCAAGGTTCCCCAGGAAGAGGCAAAAAGAAGTGTTGTGAATTTTTTCCTGAAGGAATACAGTATTTCCAAAGATCAGTTCTATGGTGGTAAGGGAGAAACTTCCTTTGTAAAGGTGGCAGATATCTCTGAAGATGGGAAGTGGGTGAACGTAAAGTGCAAGGTGGTTCAGCTGTGGGAAAACACTCATGGGTCTATTTCTCAGGTCGGGCTGCTGGCAGATGAAACTGCTACTATAAAGTTCATATCCTGGGCGGCTGCAGAGGTGCCGGTAGTTGAGGAAGGAAAAACTTACATATTCAAAAATATTGTATGCAGTGAGTGGAACGGTAAAATGGAAGTAAACCTCAATAAGACCAGCTCCATTGAAGAGACTTCAGATGATATACATGTAGAAAGCAGAACTCCGGGAGTAGCTCCTCTTGTAAAGGTCGCTGAAATTTCAGATGAAGGAAAGTGGGTCGATCTGAAAGGGAAAATTGTGCAGTTGTGGGACAATAACAATGAATCTATTTCTCAGGTAGGTCTTATTGGTGATGAAACTGCAACTATCAAGTTTATCAAATGGGCAAGAGCGGAGATTCCCGTTGAGCTGACAGAAGGAAATAACTATCTTTTCCGGAATGCTGTGACCAGTGAATGGAATGGAAAACTTGAGATCACTCTGAACAAAAGCAGTTCCATTGAAGAGATATCCGATGAGATTGAAGTTAAAACCAGAGAAGATGCTGTGCTTACAGCTGCAATGGTGGACGTTCAATTAGGTTCCGGGCTTATAAAACGTTGCCCTCAATGCAATCGCTCTCTGACCAAAGGCGCATGTGCAGAGCATGGTAAAGTAGATGGGGTATACGACCTACGCCTGAAGGCTGTACTGGACACCGGAACTATTGCTCAGGACATACTTCTTAAAAGAGAAGTTACTGAAGAGATATCGGGTATAACGCTCGAAGAAGCCATAGCTATGGCGGCAGATGCACTTGATCAGGGTGTGGTCCTGGAAGCTATGAAACAAAAGCTTGTGGGCAAGTATTATACGGTTTCAGGACCGCGAGTTGACAGATACATACTTGTGGAGTCAATAAAAAGGGAATCCATCCTGGATCACGAATTGCTTGCCGAACTCATAAATGAAGCGGAGGTGTTCTAA
- a CDS encoding nitrilase-related carbon-nitrogen hydrolase, which produces MFTVSINAACIQMEVEHCSKTDNITKALSMAEKAVSSGADLIVLPEVFSTGFCYEGISDLAEEAPFPTISKFIGFSKIKECAVIGSIIEAQFQEGIPVFYNMCFCVEHGKLAGIYRKCHLFRQEKNYFAAGSSMHPLFLKSYGLNIGLEICYELRFPEVARKLVLEGADLLVTVAQFPNPRKHIWRTLALARSIENQIPHIACNMVGSSPASSFFGGSIIIDAAGDVLVEADGDECIIMHAIDTENTNKVRRDIPVYSDRRAELY; this is translated from the coding sequence TTGTTTACGGTCTCCATAAATGCGGCATGTATACAAATGGAAGTGGAACACTGTTCTAAAACAGATAATATAACGAAAGCTTTGTCCATGGCAGAAAAGGCAGTGTCGTCAGGAGCAGATCTCATTGTACTCCCGGAAGTCTTCTCTACCGGTTTTTGCTATGAAGGAATAAGTGACCTGGCAGAAGAAGCTCCATTCCCCACCATCAGTAAATTCATTGGATTCTCAAAAATAAAGGAATGTGCTGTGATCGGCTCTATAATCGAAGCACAGTTCCAGGAAGGAATTCCTGTATTCTATAACATGTGCTTCTGTGTGGAGCACGGCAAGCTTGCAGGTATCTATCGTAAATGCCATCTTTTCAGGCAGGAAAAAAACTATTTTGCAGCTGGAAGTAGCATGCATCCCCTATTCCTTAAAAGCTACGGTCTAAATATTGGACTGGAAATATGTTATGAATTACGTTTTCCTGAAGTAGCCAGGAAACTGGTCCTTGAAGGTGCAGACCTGCTGGTTACTGTAGCGCAGTTCCCAAACCCCAGAAAACATATATGGAGGACTCTTGCCTTGGCGAGGTCCATTGAGAACCAGATACCACATATAGCCTGTAATATGGTAGGCTCTTCTCCTGCTTCCTCTTTTTTTGGCGGTTCCATTATCATTGATGCAGCGGGCGATGTGCTTGTGGAGGCAGATGGGGACGAGTGTATAATCATGCATGCTATTGATACTGAAAATACTAATAAAGTGAGACGCGATATCCCTGTTTATTCAGACCGGCGTGCAGAACTTTACTGA
- a CDS encoding PHP domain-containing protein encodes MHTIYSDGDLYPSELVTKARDIGLKAISVTDHDTVDGLESIERECKKMGLQFIPGIEFTTNFDPQGIEVHVLGYGFDKDDPYLQKKLEITKKRAWKYADEMVDLLSSHGWLVDYSRLESAKGIITKHDIALAVVNRDMSTYEFHDLWLTEKSKYFIDVEKFQIEEAIEIIHKAGGKAVGAHMIRTLDQYSSLPLLADVVDHFVKCGIDGFEVFYGKSNWQQVKSMLELCRTYGLIITGGSDYHGTGRIGRCPLGSYNVHNFNHDEEKLLNILSKSPIPASESTAENKDLVI; translated from the coding sequence ATGCACACGATCTATTCAGATGGGGACTTGTATCCTTCTGAATTGGTTACAAAAGCAAGGGATATAGGATTAAAGGCCATCAGCGTCACTGATCATGACACTGTGGATGGGCTTGAATCTATTGAACGCGAATGCAAGAAAATGGGGTTACAGTTCATCCCTGGTATAGAATTCACAACTAATTTTGACCCCCAGGGTATTGAAGTACATGTGCTTGGCTACGGCTTTGATAAGGATGACCCATACCTACAAAAGAAACTTGAGATCACAAAAAAACGTGCATGGAAATATGCTGACGAAATGGTGGATTTGCTTTCTTCGCATGGATGGCTTGTGGATTATTCGCGCCTTGAATCGGCAAAAGGGATTATCACCAAACATGATATTGCACTGGCTGTTGTTAACAGAGATATGTCCACTTATGAGTTCCATGACCTGTGGCTCACGGAGAAATCGAAGTACTTTATAGATGTGGAGAAGTTCCAGATAGAGGAAGCCATTGAGATTATTCACAAAGCAGGGGGCAAAGCAGTCGGAGCACATATGATACGCACCCTGGACCAGTACAGCAGTCTACCCTTACTTGCCGATGTAGTGGACCATTTTGTAAAATGCGGAATTGATGGCTTTGAAGTGTTCTACGGAAAAAGCAACTGGCAACAGGTCAAATCCATGCTGGAACTGTGCCGTACATATGGATTGATCATAACAGGAGGCTCGGATTACCACGGGACTGGCAGAATTGGCAGATGTCCACTGGGAAGTTACAACGTGCATAATTTTAATCATGATGAAGAAAAGCTTCTTAATATCCTGTCAAAATCACCAATACCAGCATCAGAATCAACCGCAGAGAACAAAGATTTAGTCATATGA
- a CDS encoding amino acid permease, translating into MAAIETKERLGRSLGFFSTFAIGTGTMIGAGIFILPGIAFTNAGAGAILSFLIGGIISIATAISMAELATGMPKAGGSYYYISRTMGAAFGAIIGLGSWFGLIFKGSFALIGLAEYFQVFYPSSLYFVAAFSGFVLLIINYRGAKSSGSLQNISIILLLIILAIFLAEVFLFVEPRNFISTTPNSATSYGPASILTTTGVIFISYLGLAELAAISEEVKNPSKNLPRAFIASAVVVTIFYVLIMMAVVGVSGIYAGAVTITPLADIANLIYGEIGSTLIVFAALLATLSTANGAILSSSRFPFAMSRDALMPQWFVRIHKKYDTPYNSILVTGIIMILLLFLFDIQQLARLGGAFNILIFVLLNLAVIILRKRTLPEYEPTFRDPFFPFTQIIGIAGSLILLPLLGVLPLLFAVSLIALGVWWHWFYGKGKATPGYTLFDLLENNLGSPVIKPESGVKVLVPISNVKHQRDLLRLADCLGDEIVGLHVIKVPDQTALKFAQEAFHEKKIEMDSHFKEEFEKYPAILGHKRKYITAFDHSVSNSIIEQAEMENVDLVIMGWHESNRFQYSLGDVTNDVLSSLKRHIVLLKGYLSSKTNKIVVAYNGKDNSVYGLHLAKKLALNTGAKIEIITIVSPDEDTERKKEIAEKLQAISSNEELISITFKVLERYSVDDTILEASNDSDLTIVGDSSQRFKISFLGTLPQRIARHSKNPVLVVKMSKPISKQNITYTVRKFFYNAYVKISRASKKVFKS; encoded by the coding sequence ATGGCTGCAATTGAAACAAAAGAGAGGTTGGGGCGTAGTCTGGGTTTTTTTTCGACATTTGCCATTGGTACTGGCACGATGATCGGGGCTGGGATATTCATCCTTCCAGGAATCGCCTTCACAAATGCTGGTGCTGGAGCAATATTGTCTTTTTTGATCGGAGGTATTATCTCTATAGCTACAGCGATCAGCATGGCTGAGCTGGCAACGGGTATGCCCAAAGCCGGTGGAAGTTACTACTATATCAGCAGAACAATGGGTGCCGCATTTGGAGCTATAATCGGTCTTGGATCATGGTTTGGTTTGATATTCAAAGGCTCTTTTGCACTTATCGGCTTGGCAGAGTATTTTCAGGTGTTTTATCCATCGTCTCTTTATTTCGTAGCCGCATTTTCGGGCTTTGTTCTTTTGATAATTAATTATCGAGGTGCAAAGAGCAGTGGTTCACTGCAGAACATTAGTATAATTCTCTTACTGATCATTTTGGCTATATTCTTAGCCGAAGTATTTTTGTTCGTCGAGCCGCGCAATTTCATTTCAACAACACCGAATTCAGCAACATCTTATGGGCCAGCATCAATACTCACTACAACAGGAGTTATTTTTATTTCGTATCTGGGACTTGCAGAGCTTGCAGCAATTTCGGAGGAAGTAAAAAATCCATCAAAGAATCTACCAAGGGCATTCATTGCTTCTGCAGTAGTAGTAACCATTTTCTATGTTCTCATAATGATGGCAGTTGTAGGTGTCTCAGGCATTTATGCAGGAGCAGTTACGATTACCCCTCTTGCTGATATAGCTAATCTGATATACGGGGAAATTGGAAGCACCCTTATTGTCTTTGCGGCATTGCTTGCAACACTTTCAACAGCTAATGGAGCCATATTGTCTTCTTCCAGATTTCCATTTGCCATGAGCAGAGATGCATTAATGCCACAATGGTTTGTCCGGATACACAAAAAATATGACACGCCATACAATTCTATACTGGTCACCGGGATCATAATGATCTTGCTGTTATTCCTGTTCGACATACAGCAACTGGCCAGGTTAGGTGGTGCATTTAACATCTTGATCTTTGTTTTGCTCAATCTGGCGGTCATTATCCTGAGGAAAAGAACTTTACCAGAGTATGAACCAACATTTCGAGACCCTTTCTTCCCGTTCACTCAAATAATAGGAATAGCTGGTAGCCTGATCCTGTTACCATTACTTGGTGTCCTTCCTTTGCTTTTTGCTGTATCGTTGATCGCTCTGGGTGTGTGGTGGCACTGGTTCTATGGAAAGGGCAAAGCTACTCCAGGATATACTCTATTTGACCTGCTGGAAAACAATTTAGGGTCACCTGTCATAAAACCAGAGTCTGGGGTAAAGGTACTGGTCCCCATTTCTAATGTCAAACATCAGCGTGACCTCCTGAGGCTGGCAGATTGTTTAGGTGATGAGATCGTAGGTCTTCATGTGATCAAGGTTCCGGACCAGACAGCTTTAAAATTTGCTCAAGAAGCCTTTCATGAGAAGAAGATCGAAATGGACTCACATTTTAAAGAGGAATTTGAAAAATATCCAGCAATTCTTGGGCATAAGAGGAAATACATCACTGCTTTTGACCATAGTGTATCTAATTCAATAATTGAACAGGCTGAAATGGAAAACGTAGATCTGGTAATCATGGGCTGGCACGAGTCAAACAGATTCCAGTATTCTCTTGGAGATGTAACTAATGATGTCCTTTCATCGTTAAAGCGTCACATAGTCTTATTAAAAGGCTATCTCTCCTCTAAGACTAATAAAATCGTGGTAGCATATAATGGAAAAGATAATTCGGTATATGGTCTTCACCTGGCAAAAAAACTTGCTCTCAATACAGGAGCAAAAATAGAAATTATCACAATAGTGAGCCCTGATGAGGATACTGAAAGAAAAAAGGAGATTGCTGAGAAACTTCAGGCCATATCCAGCAATGAAGAGTTGATCTCCATCACTTTTAAGGTCTTGGAAAGGTACTCTGTAGACGACACGATATTGGAAGCTTCAAACGATAGTGATCTGACAATAGTCGGAGATTCAAGCCAAAGGTTTAAAATATCGTTCCTTGGGACCTTGCCACAGAGGATTGCCAGGCACTCAAAGAATCCCGTATTGGTAGTAAAGATGTCCAAACCAATATCTAAGCAAAACATTACTTATACAGTAAGAAAATTTTTTTACAATGCCTATGTAAAAATCAGTCGTGCGTCTAAAAAAGTATTCAAATCATAA
- a CDS encoding RPA family protein gives MAGYTREVARRLFAQEFRESNLTFKDGNDQYSPQYLLSPTGAKVNRMFIVGTLTEKEDIGSDSEYWRGRVSDPTGSFFIYAGQYQPEAAQVLSECDTPEFVAIVGKPSTYTTPEGEIRTSIRPESMYIVDGETRDLWVLDTARATLERLKALTDSNPDALKAKEHYRTETKHYASMVLKALRSLQEEY, from the coding sequence ATGGCAGGCTATACCCGTGAAGTTGCCAGAAGGCTATTCGCTCAGGAATTCAGGGAGTCCAATCTAACTTTCAAGGATGGTAATGATCAATATTCTCCCCAGTATCTGTTAAGTCCCACTGGCGCAAAAGTAAACAGGATGTTCATAGTGGGAACTCTTACGGAGAAAGAAGATATTGGAAGCGATTCAGAATACTGGCGTGGGCGAGTGTCTGACCCAACAGGCTCATTCTTCATATATGCAGGCCAATATCAGCCTGAAGCCGCTCAGGTGCTTTCAGAATGTGATACTCCTGAATTTGTAGCTATCGTGGGCAAGCCCAGTACATATACTACTCCCGAAGGCGAGATCCGTACATCCATAAGGCCGGAGTCAATGTACATAGTCGACGGTGAAACCAGGGATCTCTGGGTGCTTGACACAGCCAGGGCCACTCTGGAACGTCTAAAAGCCCTTACGGACTCCAATCCAGATGCACTAAAGGCAAAAGAACACTACAGGACAGAAACAAAGCACTATGCATCCATGGTGCTGAAGGCTCTCAGGTCTCTGCAGGAAGAATATTGA
- a CDS encoding metallophosphoesterase: protein MKIITISDTHIETGKIPEYLADVLADYDIIAHAGDFTSYECYKAFEATGKLKAVHGNADEALVKQELPEKITFEAGGIKIGIVHEGALSLNDTTALRYLALEMEVDILVFGHLHRPLIEKSDVLLICPGSPTKPRMSDPCAVEIDINNGNVSTRIIEIVGQSCDYIEYSRKLAEKE, encoded by the coding sequence ATGAAAATTATAACTATCTCGGATACACACATTGAAACCGGAAAAATACCGGAATATCTTGCGGATGTACTCGCAGATTATGATATTATCGCTCATGCAGGGGATTTCACATCTTACGAGTGCTACAAGGCATTTGAAGCAACCGGTAAACTAAAAGCTGTGCATGGTAATGCAGATGAGGCTTTGGTAAAGCAGGAACTTCCTGAAAAAATCACATTTGAAGCAGGCGGCATAAAGATAGGTATAGTCCATGAAGGAGCCCTCTCTCTGAACGATACCACTGCTCTCAGATACCTTGCCCTTGAGATGGAAGTGGACATACTTGTTTTCGGGCATCTCCACAGACCCCTGATCGAAAAAAGTGATGTATTGCTGATCTGTCCTGGATCGCCTACAAAACCCAGAATGTCCGATCCATGCGCAGTGGAGATAGATATCAATAATGGAAATGTTTCTACCAGAATAATTGAGATCGTTGGCCAATCCTGCGACTATATAGAATATTCACGTAAACTCGCAGAGAAGGAATAA
- a CDS encoding ArsR family transcriptional regulator, producing MNKRTRIINDPSELVPLLQIFGSKRHKKVFDALLNLWMTKDELEETLGTDVAQSIMILKKSGLIESQWHMPEPGKTPQKEYHSSYSKVQTNFQCSVEDMSDIIMLTFKPYEEVEDIIEELEKLVIEGNESMSSLTRALNKSPMYIRAVARRSDKLAVMGQRIKEVEDKE from the coding sequence ATGAATAAACGGACAAGAATTATTAATGATCCTTCCGAACTTGTACCACTCCTCCAGATTTTTGGGTCTAAGCGGCATAAAAAGGTATTTGATGCCCTTTTAAATTTATGGATGACAAAAGATGAACTAGAGGAAACGCTGGGAACGGATGTTGCGCAGAGTATAATGATCCTTAAGAAAAGTGGTTTGATCGAAAGCCAGTGGCATATGCCTGAACCTGGAAAAACTCCACAAAAAGAATATCATAGTTCTTATTCCAAAGTACAGACAAATTTTCAATGTTCTGTTGAGGATATGAGCGATATTATAATGCTGACTTTCAAACCTTATGAAGAAGTGGAGGATATAATAGAAGAACTAGAAAAACTTGTGATAGAGGGAAACGAGTCCATGAGCAGCCTGACAAGGGCATTAAACAAAAGCCCAATGTATATCCGTGCCGTTGCACGACGATCTGATAAACTTGCAGTGATGGGACAACGTATCAAAGAAGTAGAGGACAAGGAATGA
- a CDS encoding tetratricopeptide repeat protein has protein sequence MSSRERDMAVRYLNKGLSLKEKGLHAEALENLKKAEEHSWVASSPALLATVMQNLGELLEIMGDDENTFEQYFLAVEKLERLVEVVPSFNEQLATTLSKFASMLVDRDEKEEGKANYEKAIAIYRKLRRENPRNVQIRSNMISTLNNLGALLADMGQKAEAQWKFEKALDMLDDKQCPAENYTLCFEKKAMVLENLANLLIESGELEQAREKLSNVLELYSSLLDQDHMTEFYQARVALVLSRMAHLFVSLDRKEEALQSYTSLLKMYGELSKLTPENEEIMVEKALVLSSMADLLEGMHAENEAISKHEEALDILIKIQSSDELSNYSSIIVSIQLKLGKLLVAQDRVAEGLTKLEEGIGIILSFGEKDVETIDEVYSYLLQTCEHLLERSGNGDTEAFERLLEMHDKLSELMTTPQGISCKARIMKILGRVQVDLGNKEDNTSTLINAADLRTQLKDAADHSSETSEKFDIIEPNMFCTADVEELESNYSKITEGCKEEGIGPENITHNGSIMDTQERLADLALDKGRYEQAFDLYMDIYSADNSRGGALSKARDVLEKLESEIHLNKRSGSILKDMEFLVKGYAMLADIEPLNSEHRRNLAATEKEMGKMLLDTGHVDEARQRFGQALDDYLLLMGMPGNKHHLKGMYAVLKELAALLPTIGDKEKKLRCQEKISKGYSFMCELDPQDAGLVEDLATSLDHQASLLASLDRKKDAYEVLDEALGKYELLYQLESSEKAAGKAAVAMNNMGAMLARMGRKEEAKQMLEDALRIYNYLLDQEPDNTEHMVHAAFTLDNMGTLFGNMDRLDDAKHMYESALQMYMDVGSVDPDDTSYNEYAALTMENLGAVLERMGRSDDAKWMYENAKKLRIVEA, from the coding sequence ATGTCTAGCAGAGAAAGGGATATGGCGGTAAGATACCTTAACAAAGGGCTATCTTTGAAGGAGAAAGGCCTTCATGCAGAAGCACTTGAGAATCTCAAAAAGGCAGAAGAACATTCATGGGTGGCTTCTTCTCCTGCTCTTCTGGCTACGGTCATGCAGAATCTTGGAGAACTTTTGGAGATCATGGGTGATGATGAAAACACTTTTGAACAGTATTTTCTTGCAGTAGAGAAGTTAGAAAGACTTGTTGAAGTAGTCCCATCATTCAATGAACAATTAGCTACCACCCTCAGCAAATTTGCTTCCATGCTTGTGGACAGGGATGAAAAGGAAGAAGGAAAAGCAAATTATGAGAAGGCCATTGCTATTTACCGAAAACTTCGTAGGGAGAATCCAAGGAATGTACAAATACGCTCCAATATGATCTCTACTTTAAACAATCTGGGTGCGCTTCTGGCAGACATGGGTCAGAAGGCTGAAGCACAATGGAAGTTCGAAAAAGCTCTGGACATGCTTGATGACAAGCAGTGTCCTGCAGAGAATTATACTCTTTGTTTTGAGAAAAAAGCCATGGTGCTAGAAAACCTGGCCAATTTGCTTATCGAAAGTGGAGAACTTGAGCAGGCAAGAGAAAAGCTTTCAAATGTCCTTGAGCTCTACTCTTCGCTACTTGATCAGGATCATATGACAGAGTTTTATCAGGCAAGAGTAGCTTTGGTTCTTAGCAGGATGGCTCATTTGTTTGTATCCTTGGATAGAAAAGAAGAGGCATTACAAAGCTACACCTCTCTCCTTAAAATGTATGGTGAGCTTTCAAAGCTTACACCGGAAAATGAAGAGATCATGGTGGAAAAAGCTTTAGTTTTAAGCTCCATGGCGGATCTGCTTGAAGGCATGCATGCGGAAAATGAAGCAATAAGCAAACACGAAGAAGCACTGGACATTCTAATAAAGATACAGTCATCAGATGAACTTTCTAACTATTCTTCGATCATTGTATCTATACAGCTGAAACTAGGAAAATTACTTGTTGCACAGGATAGAGTAGCAGAAGGTCTTACAAAGCTGGAAGAAGGCATAGGCATCATATTGTCCTTTGGGGAAAAAGATGTTGAGACCATTGATGAGGTTTACTCTTATCTGCTGCAAACATGCGAGCATTTGCTTGAACGATCAGGCAATGGCGATACGGAAGCATTTGAAAGGTTGCTTGAAATGCATGACAAGCTCAGTGAGTTGATGACCACGCCTCAAGGTATCTCCTGCAAGGCAAGGATAATGAAAATCCTTGGCAGGGTGCAAGTGGATTTAGGGAACAAGGAGGATAATACCTCCACACTTATAAACGCTGCAGATCTACGTACCCAACTAAAGGATGCAGCTGACCATTCATCTGAAACATCCGAAAAGTTCGATATCATAGAACCAAACATGTTTTGTACTGCAGATGTTGAGGAGCTTGAAAGCAACTATAGTAAGATCACAGAAGGCTGCAAAGAGGAAGGCATTGGACCTGAAAATATCACACATAACGGGAGCATTATGGATACACAGGAAAGACTAGCTGATCTGGCGCTCGATAAGGGAAGGTATGAGCAGGCATTTGATCTGTATATGGATATTTACTCTGCCGACAATTCAAGGGGAGGGGCTCTTAGTAAAGCCAGAGATGTACTGGAAAAACTCGAATCTGAGATTCATCTTAACAAGCGTTCAGGCAGTATTCTGAAAGACATGGAATTCCTTGTCAAAGGATATGCTATGCTTGCGGACATCGAGCCTTTGAACTCTGAACATAGACGCAACCTTGCAGCTACAGAAAAAGAAATGGGTAAGATGTTGCTTGACACTGGTCATGTGGATGAGGCAAGGCAGAGGTTTGGGCAGGCTCTTGATGATTATCTTTTGTTAATGGGTATGCCGGGCAACAAACATCATCTCAAAGGCATGTATGCTGTCCTGAAGGAGCTTGCAGCTCTGTTGCCGACTATCGGTGACAAGGAAAAGAAGCTGAGATGTCAGGAAAAGATCTCTAAGGGCTATTCTTTCATGTGTGAACTTGATCCTCAGGACGCTGGTCTTGTAGAAGATCTTGCAACCTCTCTGGACCATCAGGCGTCATTGTTGGCAAGCCTGGACAGAAAAAAGGATGCTTACGAGGTTCTTGATGAAGCCCTGGGTAAGTATGAACTGCTTTATCAGCTCGAGTCTTCTGAAAAGGCTGCTGGAAAAGCTGCTGTGGCAATGAACAACATGGGTGCTATGCTTGCCAGGATGGGACGGAAAGAGGAGGCAAAACAGATGCTTGAGGATGCTTTGAGGATCTACAACTATCTGCTCGATCAGGAACCAGATAACACAGAGCATATGGTGCATGCTGCCTTCACTCTTGATAATATGGGCACTCTCTTTGGGAACATGGACAGGCTGGATGATGCAAAACATATGTACGAATCGGCTTTGCAGATGTATATGGATGTAGGCAGTGTAGACCCCGATGACACTTCATATAACGAGTATGCAGCTCTTACCATGGAAAATCTGGGTGCTGTGCTGGAACGCATGGGCAGGAGCGATGATGCCAAGTGGATGTACGAGAACGCGAAAAAACTGAGGATTGTTGAAGCATAA
- a CDS encoding TrmO family methyltransferase domain-containing protein, giving the protein MFLKEPLKDGLKETTDFAKIYVLSHFDRLEGYDLIQKRRHDGKISGVFASRSPKRPKSIGLKLLELLAIKLNMLTVRGLDVIDGIPVLDIKPFIEIDVAGDCLRSP; this is encoded by the coding sequence ATATTTTTGAAAGAACCACTAAAGGATGGCCTTAAAGAGACAACAGATTTCGCTAAGATCTATGTGCTGTCCCATTTTGACCGCTTGGAAGGCTACGATCTGATTCAAAAACGCCGTCATGATGGGAAAATATCAGGTGTCTTTGCTTCCAGGTCACCTAAAAGACCTAAAAGTATAGGGCTTAAGTTGCTGGAATTGCTGGCCATCAAATTAAATATGCTTACTGTCAGAGGCCTGGATGTTATTGATGGTATTCCAGTGCTTGATATAAAACCGTTCATAGAAATTGATGTGGCAGGTGATTGTTTACGGTCTCCATAA